The Allorhodopirellula heiligendammensis genome includes a window with the following:
- a CDS encoding protocadherin translates to MSRNSTFSILAIVLILGLPLEDCWGRGFGGGGRGMGGGGRSMGGGGGRSFSSGGFSGGGGRSLGGGGFSGGGGHSIGGGGFSGGNFGGGNLGGSNFGGGNFGGGNLGGGNVGSGNLGAGSRNLGGNGLGGGGFSGGAGGLGGGGLSDRAGGLGAAGADRFGGAAGGLGGGVGNNRFSAPSRSQLDGFLGLPSDAGMGGLGGGASARNRSGLTGDNFDVNKGSITGENGGKAAGISVTGPRGGTKGTAVGVGAEGGVGKVSGSEGPRGAGSASGAVIGPDGGMAAGSATRGPAGGTTARGAAVGPDGGAAAGSVARGPAGGEAARGAAVGPNGGAAAGSAARGPGGSAAARGAAVGPNGRVAAGGAARGPNGGAAARGVVAGPGGAAAGFARVTPSGRYTSAVAVRNNFNNWGIYGRGWYTNHPGAWFAAGWTAGAIWRSATWYSVGAWMPYSWGTPVYYDYGNTVIYDQGDVYVNGDNVGTSQEYYEQASEIAQAGAKDDASDDGDWLPLGVFAFTRAGDDAAEDKKSEDVKTDITIQLAVNKEGIIRGNYTDTATAQTQLVKGSVDKETQRVAFTVGDNESNFVETGLYNLTKDEAPALVHIGADQTEQWLLVRLHNEDAAAEGDTGANASADTDDDAS, encoded by the coding sequence ATGTCCCGCAACAGCACATTCAGCATACTCGCGATCGTTTTAATTCTTGGACTGCCCCTGGAAGACTGCTGGGGTCGTGGCTTTGGCGGGGGAGGTCGCGGCATGGGCGGTGGTGGGCGCAGTATGGGCGGCGGCGGTGGCCGCAGTTTCAGTAGCGGGGGATTCAGTGGCGGGGGCGGGCGCAGCTTAGGAGGAGGTGGATTTAGCGGAGGCGGCGGACACAGCATAGGCGGCGGTGGATTCAGTGGCGGCAACTTCGGCGGGGGCAATCTTGGCGGCAGCAACTTTGGAGGTGGCAACTTCGGCGGGGGCAACCTCGGTGGGGGCAACGTTGGGAGTGGCAACCTCGGAGCTGGTAGTCGCAACCTCGGCGGAAACGGCTTGGGCGGCGGAGGATTCAGCGGTGGGGCAGGTGGCCTCGGTGGGGGTGGCCTGAGCGATCGCGCCGGTGGACTGGGAGCCGCTGGCGCAGACAGATTTGGCGGGGCGGCCGGCGGATTGGGCGGCGGCGTGGGCAACAATCGCTTCTCGGCCCCCTCCCGCAGCCAACTCGATGGGTTTCTGGGACTTCCCTCCGACGCTGGCATGGGTGGCCTAGGCGGAGGGGCCAGCGCTCGCAATCGGAGCGGGCTCACGGGTGATAATTTTGATGTCAACAAAGGCTCCATCACGGGCGAAAATGGTGGAAAAGCGGCAGGGATTTCAGTAACAGGGCCCAGAGGCGGTACGAAAGGAACGGCGGTGGGTGTCGGCGCCGAGGGCGGCGTTGGCAAAGTCAGCGGCAGTGAAGGTCCTCGCGGGGCGGGCTCCGCTTCGGGAGCCGTCATCGGTCCCGATGGCGGGATGGCAGCGGGCAGCGCCACCCGTGGCCCGGCGGGAGGAACGACCGCGCGAGGCGCCGCCGTGGGCCCTGATGGTGGAGCTGCGGCCGGCAGTGTCGCCCGAGGTCCTGCAGGCGGCGAAGCAGCACGCGGTGCCGCCGTGGGTCCCAATGGAGGCGCCGCCGCAGGCAGTGCCGCCCGGGGCCCAGGTGGTAGTGCAGCTGCTCGTGGAGCAGCCGTCGGGCCGAACGGTCGCGTGGCTGCCGGTGGAGCTGCCCGCGGGCCTAATGGAGGCGCAGCCGCTCGCGGCGTCGTGGCCGGCCCCGGCGGAGCAGCCGCCGGATTTGCACGGGTCACCCCTTCCGGACGCTACACCAGTGCGGTGGCCGTTCGTAACAACTTCAACAACTGGGGCATCTACGGTCGCGGTTGGTACACCAACCATCCCGGCGCTTGGTTCGCAGCTGGATGGACCGCCGGTGCGATCTGGCGATCGGCCACCTGGTACTCCGTCGGGGCCTGGATGCCGTACTCGTGGGGAACACCAGTCTATTACGACTATGGAAATACGGTCATCTACGACCAAGGTGACGTGTACGTCAACGGTGACAATGTTGGAACCTCGCAAGAATACTACGAGCAAGCCAGCGAGATTGCCCAAGCGGGAGCTAAGGATGATGCCTCTGACGATGGCGATTGGTTACCCCTGGGCGTCTTTGCGTTCACCAGAGCTGGCGACGACGCGGCCGAGGATAAAAAGTCCGAGGATGTCAAAACTGACATTACAATCCAGCTAGCCGTCAACAAGGAAGGGATCATTCGCGGCAATTACACCGATACCGCTACGGCGCAGACCCAGCTTGTCAAAGGCTCCGTCGATAAGGAGACTCAACGAGTCGCGTTTACAGTTGGCGACAATGAATCCAATTTTGTCGAAACGGGACTCTACAACCTCACCAAGGACGAAGCCCCCGCGCTGGTTCATATCGGTGCCGACCAGACCGAACAATGGCTGCTCGTGCGACTGCACAACGAGGACGCCGCAGCGGAAGGTGATACTGGTGCGAATGCGAGTGCGGACACAGACGATGACGCGAGCTAG
- a CDS encoding DUF1269 domain-containing protein: MASTLVVLKFHTPEGASKGMEIAIGLQKQHLLEIEDAAIVSWPEGKKKPKTIHGQGACGGAWYGAFWGMLFGCIFFVPFLGAAFGAAMGALSGAFADYGIGNDFLEKVRGQVTEGTSALFLLNGQATTDRVVEAFKEAPEFEVISTNLSHEDEAKLKDAFAH; this comes from the coding sequence ATGGCCTCGACACTGGTAGTTCTCAAGTTCCACACCCCTGAAGGTGCGAGCAAGGGCATGGAAATCGCAATTGGATTGCAGAAGCAGCATTTGCTTGAGATTGAAGACGCAGCGATTGTCTCCTGGCCTGAGGGCAAGAAAAAACCCAAGACCATCCATGGCCAAGGTGCCTGCGGCGGAGCCTGGTACGGCGCGTTTTGGGGGATGCTGTTCGGGTGCATTTTCTTCGTCCCATTTCTAGGTGCGGCGTTCGGAGCCGCGATGGGAGCACTCTCGGGAGCTTTCGCCGATTACGGGATTGGAAACGACTTCCTAGAGAAGGTTCGCGGCCAGGTCACCGAGGGCACGTCGGCACTGTTCTTGCTCAATGGTCAGGCCACCACTGACCGGGTTGTCGAAGCCTTCAAGGAGGCTCCTGAGTTCGAAGTGATCTCCACCAATCTGTCACACGAAGACGAAGCGAAACTCAAGGATGCGTTTGCTCACTGA